One Capsicum annuum cultivar UCD-10X-F1 chromosome 2, UCD10Xv1.1, whole genome shotgun sequence genomic window carries:
- the LOC107859151 gene encoding 60S ribosomal protein L32-1 — MAVPLLKKKIIKKRVKQFKRHQSDRRITVKTNWRRPKGIDSRVRRKFKGCVLMPNIGYGSDKKTRHYLPNGFKKFVVHNASELDVLLMHNRTYCAEIAHNVSTRKRKEIVERASQLDVIVTNKLARLRSQEDE, encoded by the exons ATGGCGGTTCCTCTATTGAAAAAGAAGATAATCAAGAAAAGGGTTAAGCAATTCAAGAGACATCAGAGTGATAGGAGAATCACTGTTAAG ACAAACTGGCGTAGACCAAAGGGTATTGACTCCAGAGTTAGAAGGAAGTTCAAGGGATGTGTCTTGATGCCCAATATTGGATATGGTTCTGACAAGAAGACTCGCCACTATCTCCCCAATGGCTTTAAGAAGTTTGTTGTGCACAATGCGAGTGAGCTTGATGTTTTATTGATGCACAACAG GACTTACTGTGCAGAGATTGCCCATAATGTATCCACAAGGAAGAGGAAAGAAATCGTCGAGAGGGCATCCCAACTTGATGTTATCGTAACTAACAAGCTTGCTAGGTTGCGTAGCCAGGAGGATGAATGA
- the LOC107859152 gene encoding pentatricopeptide repeat-containing protein At5g46460, mitochondrial: MLFLVGISPKSYKISIHSRLLIGLSRFFRLANPTCYSILSDHLNNRRIDEAKELFERIPSPNIYLCTKMMAGYAENRRLNDALNLFDKMPLKDTVMWNLMIKGCVDCGEMEMGLKLFEEMTQRNVISYTTMVTGFLKFGKVEEAESLFWEMPQRDVAAWNAMIYGYFENGRVVEAVKLFEVMPYRNVVTWTSVICGLDQRGRSDEALLVFKKMLGFFVEPTSSTFASVITACANARDLVLGSEIHGCVVKLGYLYDTYVTAALITLYANCMRMDDSSKVFSERLHMNIVVWTSLLTGYGLNYKHKEALAVFGDMIRIGLLPNQSSFTSALNSSCEMESIDLGKEIHGVAVKLGLNTDAFVGNSLVVLYSKCGNINDGLIVFKEIPEKNIVSWNSIIVGCAQHGCGNWALTLLTQMVRSRADMDDITLTGLLAACSHSGMLEKGKLLFQYIPQSSSIEVTLEHYSCMVDILCRSGKLNEAENLVKSMPMRPNLSIWLSLLSGCKKHLNLELAERAAENIFHLDPNCSAAYVLLSNIYAFSGRWSDVARVRGNMKRRGNIKQPGCSWVNQKGIRHTFLSGDTSHPLSDRIYEKLEWLTEKLKEYGYVPDQRYAMHDVDDEQKEVLLSYHSERLAICFALITTHGSAITVMKNLRVCGDCHSAIKLIAKIIDRKIIVRDSSRFHHFRDGFCSCSDYW, translated from the coding sequence ATGTTGTTCCTCGTTGGTATATCTCCCAAATCATACAAGATTTCAATTCATTCAAGATTATTAATTGGTTTATCAAGATTCTTCAGATTAGCTAACCCCACTTGCTATTCAATTCTATCTGATCATCTCAACAACCGTCGAATCGATGAAGCTAAAGAACTTTTTGAAAGAATCCCATCTCCGAATATATACTTATGCACCAAAATGATGGCTGGCTATGCAGAAAATCGAAGGTTGAACGATGCACTGAAcctgtttgacaaaatgcctttGAAAGATACGGTTATGTGGAACTTGATGATTAAAGGGTGTGTTGATTGTGGCGAAATGGAGATGGGTTTGAAGTTATTTGAGGAAATGACACAAAGAAATGTGATTTCTTACACGACAATGGTAACCGGGTTTTTGAAGTTTGGGAAGGTTGAAGAGGCTGAGAGTTTGTTTTGGGAGATGCCACAAAGAGATGTGGCTGCTTGGAATGCGATGATTTATGGGTATTTTGAGAATGGAAGAGTGGTGGAGGCTGTGAAGTTGTTTGAGGTGATGCCTTATAGGAATGTGGTCACCTGGACATCGGTTATTTGTGGGCTTGATCAGCGTGGGAGGAGTGATGAGGCCCTATTGGTTTTTAAGAAGATGCTGGGTTTCTTCGTTGAGCCGACTTCTAGTACTTTTGCTTCTGTTATTACAGCTTGTGCTAATGCAAGGGATTTAGTTTTAGGTAGTGAAATTCATGGCTGTGTTGTGAAGCTTGGCTATTTGTATGATACGTACGTCACTGCTGCACTAATTACATTGTATGCTAATTGTATGCGCATGGATGATTCTTCTAAGGTATTCAGTGAGAGGTTGCATATGAATATAGTTGTATGGACCTCTCTTTTGACAGGGTATGGCTTGAATTACAAGCACAAAGAAGCGTTGGCAGTGTTTGGGGACATGATTAGGATTGGTCTACTTCCCAATCAGTCTTCCTTTACTAGTGCCCTAAATTCATCATGTGAAATGGAGTCTATTGATCTAGGCAAGGAGATTCATGGTGTAGCAGTCAAACTCGGATTGAACACTGATGCCTTTGTTGGCAATTCGCTTGTTGTATTGTATTCGAAATGTGGAAATATAAATGATGGACTCATTGTATTCAAGGAGATTCCTGAAAAAAACATTGTTTCGTGGAACTCAATCATCGTTGGATGTGCACAACATGGATGTGGAAATTGGGCACTCACACTGCTCACCCAGATGGTTCGTTCAAGGGCTGATATGGATGATATCACTCTTACGGGGTTACTTGCTGCTTGTAGCCATTCTGGCATGCTAGAGAAAGGAAAACTCTTATTTCAATATATTCCCCAAAGCTCATCCATTGAAGTGACACTTGAGCATTATAGTTGTATGGTAGATATCCTTTGCAGAAGTGGGAAGTTAAATGAGGCAGAGAATTTGGTGAAAAGCATGCCCATGAGACCAAATTTGTCGATATGGTTATCTTTGCTTAGTGGTTGTAAGAAGCATTTAAACTTAGAACTGGCCGAAAGAGCTGCAGAAAACATTTTTCATCTTGACCCAAATTGTAGTGCTGCTTATGTTTTGTTATCTAACATTTATGCCTTTTCTGGTAGATGGAGTGATGTTGCAAGAGTAAGAGGAAATATGAAAAGAAGAGGAAACATAAAACAACCAGGATGCAGTTGGGTTAATCAGAAGGGAATCCGGCACACATTTCTTTCTGGTGATACTTCACATCCTCTAAGTGATAGGATATATGAAAAGCTGGAATGGTTAACGgaaaagttgaaggaatatgGTTATGTCCCTGATCAAAGATATGCAATGCATGACGTAGACGATGAACAGAAGGAAGTTCTGCTGTCATATCATAGTGAGAGGCTTGCTATTTGCTTTGCATTAATTACAACACATGGTAGTGCTATAACAGTAATGAAGAACCTGCGTGTCTGTGGTGACTGCCATTCTGCCATCAAGCTCATAGCAAAAATTATTGATCGTAAAATCATTGTAAGAGATTCAAGCCGCTTTCATCACTTCAGGGATGGCTTTTGTTCTTGTTCAGATTATTGGTAG
- the LOC107859154 gene encoding membrane protein PM19L has product MAGQMKPVASLLLVLNFCMYAVVLGIAGWAMNFAIDHGFLIGPGLDLPAHFSPIYFPIGNAATGFFVVFALIAGVVGIASVISGLNHIRQWNIDSLPAAASAATIAWSLTLLAMGFAWKEIELNYRNAKLRTMEAFLIILSVTQLVYIAAIHGASSRR; this is encoded by the exons ATGGCTGGGCAGATGAAACCTGTTGCGTCTTTGCTTTTGGTTCTTAATTTCTGCATGTATGCTGTTGTTTTAGGCATTGCTGGCTGGGCTATGAACTTTGCCATTGATCATGGTTTCCTCATTG GTCCAGGATTGGATCTTCCAGCACATTTCTCTCCAATTTACTTCCCAATAGGAAATGCTGCCACTGGATTCTTTGTTGTGTTTGCTCTGATAGCAGGTGTAGTGGGAATTGCATCAGTTATCTCAGGACTAAACCATATTCGCCAATGGAACATCGATAGCTTACCAGCTGCTGCATCTGCTGCTACTATTGCCTGGAGTCTCACACTCCTTGCCATGGG CTTTGCTTGGAAAGAAATTGAACTCAACTACAGGAATGCCAAATTG AGAACAATGGAGGCATTCTTGATAATTCTATCAGTTACTCAACTGGTATACATAGCTGCCATACATGGTGCTTCATCAAGGAGATAA
- the LOC107859153 gene encoding uncharacterized protein LOC107859153, with protein sequence MPSGAKKRKAAKKKKQVQEIQPPSRSHGEEVLKRDDKESDSEGSSPASQDYQNRENQFAEGEVENVEKQLDDSRDRSIDENQSNGVKHHEGKEVEIVGNEDGGRVQVERELKVEGESESQKINVEFVEPVVESYRGGLRRSFSSGSSSSRSSSEEKHDVADKNNIVVDDAPTAELVKDIESLLDKTSIVVDDASAVEFVKDIKSLPDKNSIVIDDAPAAELVKDIESLPFKNCIVVDDVPVVEFVKDNKSLPDKNSIVVDDAPAVELVKDIESLAPKNNVVVDDAPSVKDNESLPHKISVVVDDAPPVELVKDSESLPDTQVADSLVGTTSTSDLDKTAISENIVQVTTSASAADNVSTSTVEPVVKEKGEENLCVVDEKGAASDTVVDNCEENFGAIVDKATISEVLMETGSEKRNEAVSAASSDVSAISNGNSLENTDAKASATLENEEKIEVPRSAPKIDASVCADNVKESPALECHDRQVTALPSRPVQTTSWKNCCGLFELFAGSNR encoded by the exons ATGCCTTCTGGTGCCAAGAAGCGAAAAGCTGctaagaagaagaagcaagttcAAGAAATACAGCCCCCTTCTCGCTCTCATG GTGAGGAGGTTTTGAAACGTGACGATAAAGAGAGTGATAGTGAGGGCAGTTCACCAGCATCACAAGATTATCAGAATCGCGAAAATCAGTTTGCGGAAGGGGAGGTTGAAAATGTGGAGAAGCAATTGGATGATTCACGTGATCGGTCTATTGATGAGAACCAATCCAATGGGGTGAAACATCATGAAGGCAAGGAAGTGGAGATTGTCGGAAATGAAGATGGAGGTCGTGTTCAGGTTGAAAGGGAATTGAAGGTTGAGGGTGAATCTGAGAGCCAGAAGATAAATGTTGAGTTTGTTGAACCCGTGGTTGAGTCTTACAGAGGAGGGTTGCGAAGGAGTTTCAGTAGCGGCAGTAGCAGTAGTAGAAGCAGCTCAGAAGAAAAACATGATGTTGCTGATAAGAACAATATTGTGGTTGATGATGCACCAACTGCtgaattagtgaaagatattgAATCTCTGCTTGAtaagactagtattgtggttgaTGATGCGTCAGCTGttgaatttgttaaagatattaAATCTTTGCCTGATAAGAACAGTATCGTAATTGACGATGCGCCAGCTGCtgaattagtgaaagatattgAATCTCTGCCTTTTAAGAATTGTATTGTGGTTGATGATGTGCCAGTTGTTGAATTTGTGAAAGATAATAAATCTTTGCCTGATAAGAACAGTATCGTGGTTGATGATGCTCCAGCAGTTGAATTAGTGAAAGATATAGAATCTCTGGCTCCTAAGAATAATGTTGTCGTTGATGATGCTCCGTCTGTTAAAGATAATGAATCCTTGCCCCATAAGATTAGTGTTGTCGTTGATGATGCTCCACCTGTTGAATTAGTGAAAGATAGTGAGTCTTTGCCTGATACACAAGTAGCTGATAGCCTTGTGGGAACAACCTCTACATCTGATTTGGATAAGACTGCAATATCAGAAAACATAGTTCAAGTCACAACAAGTGCTTCAGCTGCTGATAATGTGAGCACATCTACTGTTGAACCGGTGGTGAAGGAAAAAGGGGAAGAAAATCTGTGTGTTGTGGATGAGAAAGGTGCAGCTTCAGATACCGTTGTGGACAATTGCGAGGAAAATTTTGGTGCTATAGTTGATAAAGCCACTATTTCGGAAGTTCTGATGGAGACAGGGTCAGAGAAAAGAAATGAAGCAGTTAGTGCAGCGTCATCTGATGTTAGTGCAATATCAAATGGCAATTCTTTAGAAAATACAGATGCAAAGGCTTCTGCAACcctagaaaatgaagaaaaaatagaggTACCCCGCAGTGCTCCTAAAATTGATGCCAGTGTTTGTGCAGATAATGTGAAAGAATCTCCAGCTCTCGAATGCCATGACCGTCAG GTAACGGCATTGCCTTCACGACCAGTGCAAACAACTTCCTGGAAGAATTGCTGTGGCTTGTTTGAGTTATTTGCAGGATCAAATAGATGA